In the Methanosphaera stadtmanae DSM 3091 genome, AGAAAATAAAAAGGAAGGAAATTCATGAAAATAGAAGAATTATTAAAACCATGCCCAGAATGTGGATCTAAAGATAAAACCCAACATAGAGATTTTGATAATGAATTTAAAGCTTATGGTTCTAATGGTGAACTAAAATGTTCTAACTGCGGACATATCTTTATTACACGTGATGAAGCTATAGATCGTAGAAGAGAATCAGAAAAACAATTAGAAAATAAATAAATTAAATGTAGGAGTTAATATTATGATAGTAGAAGAATTTTGTATGTATTGTGGAGCTTGTGCAGGTGTGTGTGTAGCTGATGCTATAGAAGTACAAGAACTTAAAATCATAATCGATGAAGAAAAATGTACTAAATGTGGATTATGTGTAAAAACATGTCCTGTTGAAGCTTTAAAATTAGAATAGGATGATATTCATGATTGAAACTGATATTTTAGTAGTTGGAGCAGGACCTTCAGGATCACTAGCAGCAAAAGAAGCAGCATTACATGGTGCTGATGTTATATTAATAGATAGAAAATCTGAAATAGGATCACCAAAACGTTGTGCTGAAGGAGTTTCCAAGGATGGATTAGCACAATTAGGTATTAAACCTGATCCTAGATGGATTGCACGGGATTTATATGGGGTAAGATTAGTATCACCAAATAATACAAGTGTATGGATGGATAATAATACTATTAAAATACCTGAAGCAGGATATATACTTGAAAGAAAAGTATTTGATAAACATATGGCAATGGATGCTGCACGTGCTGGTGCTAAAATAATGATAAAAACAAATGCTACTTCCCTAAAAAGAGTAGATGATGGAATTATTGTTAGTACAAACCATATGGGTAAAGACATAGATATACATGCTAAAATTGTAATTGCCGCTGATGGACCTGAATCTCGTATAGGTAGATGGGCTGGACTTGAATGTAACACAGAATTTAAATATATGGAATCCTGTATACAATTTGAAATGGCTGGAGTTAATATGGAAAACAATAGGGATATTGCATTGTTCTTTGGAAGTGTTGCTCCAGGAGGATATGTATGGATATTCCCTAAAGGTGATGACATAGCAAATGTTGGTATTGGAGTTCTTAAAAATAAAACCAATAAAACAGCATATGAACATTTAATGGAATTTATAAAAACTTGTCCTGAAACTAAAGATGCTCAACCTGTTGAAATAAATGTTGGTGGAGATCCTGTTGGTGGAATTATTAAAGATAGAATTGGAGATAACATTCTTGTTGTTGGAGATGCTGCAGGTTTTGTAAATTCTTTAACTGGTGGTGGAATTAATTCTGCACTTGAATCTGGTGTATATGCTGGAATTGTTGCAGCTCAAGCTATTAAAGATGGAGATTATAGTAAAAACAATCTTAAAGAATATGTTTCATTAACTGATGAACATATTGGTAAACATTATAAGAAATATAATAAAGCTAAAGAATATCTTTTATCATTAGAAGATGAAGAACTTGATGAAATTGCTGAAGAATTTGCAAAAGCTGACTTTGAAGAAGTAAATCCAAGAACATTAATTAAAATGTTAATTAAGGTTTCACCTAAAGCTTTAGTTAAATTAGGTAAATTATTCTAAAACTCTTATTTACCCCTTTTTTAAGGAAGATAATATGAAAAATGCAAAAATACCCTGTATAACAGAATTATCCTTACATAGACCTGAAGTTGTTAGATGGCAACAACGTATGCAACTACTCAAACCATATACAGATACTGTAGTTGTATTACCTTGTAGTATGAAAAAACCTTATTCCCAATCTAAATCACATACATTATTTCGAAAGTACACAAAAGGTTTACAAGAAGTTATATTAACTTCTCCTTTTGGAATCTGTCCAAGAGAAATGGAAAAAACATACCCTATTCAATCATATGATGCTTCAACAACAGGTGATTGGTCTGATGAAGAAATAAAAACTTCTGGTAAATGTTTAAAAGATTATGTTGGAGATAGAAAAGTTATTGCTCATGTAAGTGGTGGTTATAGAGCAGCTTGTGAAGAATATCTAGATAATGTTGTTTATACATGTACTGATGGAAATACACGTTCAAACAAATCTCTAGAAAATCTTAAAATAGCTGTTAAAAAGGCTGATAAAGTAAGTCAATCAAAGCATAGAATTCATGATCTACAATCAATAGCTAGATATCAATTTAACACTAAAAAAGCAGATAAATTAATACCTGAAAATACACAGACTCGTGGTCGTTTTAATACTAGAATTTTAGTTGATAAAACCCAAATTGCAACACTACACTTTGAAACTGGATTATATACATTAAATTTACCTGCTGGTGAAATATTAAAAGAAGAAAAAATTAATAGAGTGTTTATTAATTTTGATTTACAATCAAATACTTTATTTACACCAGGAATTGATGATGCTGATGAAAATATTATACCTAATGATGAAGTTGTTATTATAAATAATGATGAAGTTGTAGGTGTTGGTAAATCAACAATGAGTGGAAAAGAATTAGTAGAATCTACTAAAGGTGTTGGTGTTAAAATTAGACACCAGATAAAATAAAAAAATATATAAAAAATAAATTTAAAAGTAATTAATAAATAGGAGATAAAAAAATGGTAGATGGCAATATAAAAGATGAAATTCAAGATAAATTATCACTTATAGCTGATCCTCATATGGGTATTAGTATTGTTGAAATGGGACTTGTAAGAGATATTACTGTTGATGAAGCTAATAAAACAGCAAAAGTTGTTTTATCCCCAACAAATCCAGGATGTATGAGTATTGCTAATGTAGCAATGGCATCCAAATTAGAAATTGAAAAATTAGACAGTATTGATAAAGCTGAAATAGAAGTTATTGATCATATGATGGCAGACACCATCAATGAAATGGTTAATAAGGAAGAATAATTTTTTAATTCATTATTTAGATAAAAAAATCATTTTGATGTATTTTTACATCAAATTTTTTTTGAAAAAAATAAAAACCACAAAGTATATATATTAAGTACATACAATATAGTAATAGTTGCTTAAGTACAACTATA is a window encoding:
- a CDS encoding TIGR04165 family Cys-rich peptide, whose product is MKIEELLKPCPECGSKDKTQHRDFDNEFKAYGSNGELKCSNCGHIFITRDEAIDRRRESEKQLENK
- a CDS encoding 4Fe-4S binding protein gives rise to the protein MIVEEFCMYCGACAGVCVADAIEVQELKIIIDEEKCTKCGLCVKTCPVEALKLE
- a CDS encoding NAD(P)/FAD-dependent oxidoreductase, which translates into the protein MIETDILVVGAGPSGSLAAKEAALHGADVILIDRKSEIGSPKRCAEGVSKDGLAQLGIKPDPRWIARDLYGVRLVSPNNTSVWMDNNTIKIPEAGYILERKVFDKHMAMDAARAGAKIMIKTNATSLKRVDDGIIVSTNHMGKDIDIHAKIVIAADGPESRIGRWAGLECNTEFKYMESCIQFEMAGVNMENNRDIALFFGSVAPGGYVWIFPKGDDIANVGIGVLKNKTNKTAYEHLMEFIKTCPETKDAQPVEINVGGDPVGGIIKDRIGDNILVVGDAAGFVNSLTGGGINSALESGVYAGIVAAQAIKDGDYSKNNLKEYVSLTDEHIGKHYKKYNKAKEYLLSLEDEELDEIAEEFAKADFEEVNPRTLIKMLIKVSPKALVKLGKLF
- a CDS encoding DUF5591 domain-containing protein, which translates into the protein MKNAKIPCITELSLHRPEVVRWQQRMQLLKPYTDTVVVLPCSMKKPYSQSKSHTLFRKYTKGLQEVILTSPFGICPREMEKTYPIQSYDASTTGDWSDEEIKTSGKCLKDYVGDRKVIAHVSGGYRAACEEYLDNVVYTCTDGNTRSNKSLENLKIAVKKADKVSQSKHRIHDLQSIARYQFNTKKADKLIPENTQTRGRFNTRILVDKTQIATLHFETGLYTLNLPAGEILKEEKINRVFINFDLQSNTLFTPGIDDADENIIPNDEVVIINNDEVVGVGKSTMSGKELVESTKGVGVKIRHQIK
- a CDS encoding metal-sulfur cluster assembly factor, translated to MVDGNIKDEIQDKLSLIADPHMGISIVEMGLVRDITVDEANKTAKVVLSPTNPGCMSIANVAMASKLEIEKLDSIDKAEIEVIDHMMADTINEMVNKEE